In Candidatus Omnitrophota bacterium, a genomic segment contains:
- a CDS encoding phage holin family protein → MSYFLAKWVINILSLFVVAHVVAGISTDGWQATIVAALVLGALNAFLRPILIGLTLPINILSLGSFTLIINGFLFYLTSRFVPGFAVASFGHAFLAAILFSIISFILNIALGPAFTVRMSYPGRRSGPREREGGDDGVIDVEAKVEEEGPDK, encoded by the coding sequence ATGAGCTACTTCCTGGCCAAATGGGTCATTAATATATTATCCCTTTTTGTGGTAGCGCATGTCGTCGCCGGCATAAGCACTGACGGATGGCAGGCGACCATCGTAGCCGCGCTCGTCCTGGGCGCCCTGAACGCGTTCCTCAGGCCTATACTTATAGGCCTGACGCTTCCGATCAATATATTATCGCTGGGGTCTTTCACTCTCATCATAAACGGTTTTCTCTTCTACCTCACTTCGCGTTTCGTCCCGGGATTTGCCGTCGCAAGCTTCGGCCACGCCTTTCTGGCGGCTATCCTATTCAGCATCATAAGCTTCATACTGAATATCGCGCTCGGGCCGGCGTTCACCGTAAGGATGAGCTACCCCGGCCGCAGATCCGGGCCCCGGGAGCGGGAGGGCGGGGATGACGGCGTGATCGACGTGGAGGCGAAGGTTGAAGAAGAGGGCCCTGACAAATAA
- a CDS encoding DUF1846 domain-containing protein produces MTKTGFDNEKYLKEQTQAILDRVKKFDNKLYLEFGGKLCFDYHAARVLPGYDPNVKIRLLQSLKDKIDIILCIYAGDIEKGRVRGDFGITYDAATLKLIDDLRKWGLDILAVVITRFANQSAASIFKNKLERRGVKVYLHYPIDKYPTDVDLVVSDAGFGKNDYIETKKPIAIVTGPGPNSGKLSTCLSQLYQEHKRGVNAGYAKFETFPIWNLPLKHPVNVAYEAATADIQDFNLVDPFHLGTYKETAINYNRDVESFPILKLILNRIFKKNGTGNMPMYNSPTDMGVNKAGFGIVDDAAVCEAAKQELIRRYFRYNAEYVMGIERKETVDRVALLMEEMGMKVTDRPVVNAARKAAEDAEAKGKGHAGIFCGSAIQLKDGRVITGKNSKLMHASSSLVLNAVKLLANIPDEILLLSPHIINQISKLKEGILNAEPESLDLEETLIALSISATTNHTAEIAMKKLIELRGCEVHITHIPTPGDEVGLKMLGVNLTTDGKFSSRNLFVT; encoded by the coding sequence ATGACAAAAACAGGTTTTGATAACGAGAAGTATTTAAAAGAACAGACGCAGGCGATCCTCGATCGCGTAAAGAAGTTCGATAACAAGCTCTACCTCGAATTCGGCGGCAAGCTCTGTTTCGATTATCACGCCGCGCGCGTCCTCCCCGGATACGACCCCAACGTAAAGATACGCCTCCTCCAGTCGCTAAAAGACAAGATAGATATCATACTGTGCATATACGCGGGGGACATCGAGAAGGGCAGGGTGCGCGGCGACTTCGGGATCACTTATGACGCTGCCACGCTCAAGCTCATAGACGACCTCAGGAAGTGGGGCCTCGATATACTGGCCGTCGTGATAACGAGGTTCGCGAACCAATCGGCCGCCTCCATATTCAAGAATAAACTCGAGCGGCGGGGGGTGAAGGTATACCTCCATTACCCGATAGATAAGTACCCTACCGACGTAGACCTGGTGGTAAGCGACGCCGGATTCGGGAAGAACGACTATATAGAGACCAAAAAACCCATAGCCATAGTGACCGGGCCCGGTCCGAACAGCGGCAAACTCTCCACGTGCCTTTCCCAGCTCTACCAGGAACATAAGCGCGGCGTGAACGCCGGCTACGCGAAGTTCGAGACGTTCCCTATATGGAACCTTCCGCTGAAACACCCCGTAAATGTCGCATACGAGGCGGCCACCGCGGATATACAGGACTTCAACCTGGTCGACCCGTTCCACCTCGGCACATACAAAGAGACAGCCATAAACTATAATCGCGACGTCGAAAGCTTCCCCATACTGAAACTGATATTGAACAGGATATTCAAGAAGAACGGTACGGGAAACATGCCCATGTATAACTCGCCGACGGACATGGGCGTGAACAAGGCCGGGTTCGGCATAGTGGACGACGCCGCAGTCTGCGAAGCGGCAAAACAGGAATTGATCCGCCGGTATTTCCGGTACAACGCGGAGTACGTCATGGGCATAGAACGGAAAGAGACGGTGGACCGCGTAGCGCTCCTGATGGAAGAGATGGGCATGAAGGTGACGGACAGGCCTGTGGTCAATGCCGCGAGGAAAGCGGCCGAAGATGCGGAGGCGAAAGGGAAGGGCCACGCAGGGATATTCTGCGGCTCCGCCATACAGCTCAAAGACGGCAGGGTCATCACCGGTAAGAATTCGAAGCTCATGCATGCCTCTTCCAGCCTTGTCCTTAACGCAGTGAAACTCCTGGCCAACATACCGGATGAGATACTGCTCCTCTCCCCGCATATCATAAACCAGATATCCAAGCTGAAGGAGGGGATACTCAACGCGGAACCGGAAAGCTTAGACCTTGAGGAGACGCTCATAGCGCTGTCTATAAGCGCCACCACCAACCACACCGCCGAAATAGCCATGAAGAAGCTGATAGAGCTGAGGGGCTGCGAAGTCCATATCACCCATATACCGACCCCCGGGGACGAAGTAGGCCTGAAGATGCTGGGGGTCAACCTCACTACCGACGGAAAATTCTCCTCCAGGAACCTCTTTGTGACATAA
- a CDS encoding radical SAM protein yields MTLKAVSPYKMVVADRRGRIFPVPGIEPLGMESGRFFRFRGEDLIPLPEGSRLFMLPGRTPVGYDGGSGNIRALDRYLAAAAFTPPGFTVTHNSAYEERGTARILPLFAYAAVAWRNDRFYAAVTLVDRDRRHSEDTIDIKKVREKIKLFRKIFPHNRVVRHLERCATGYSCPNAQNFFLSRYEAPLPVSPRCNANCAGCISYQPRGRCPATQPRIRFTPAPEELSEVALFHIDNVLGAIVSFGQGCEGEPLLAADTISETIRLIRRRTPRGTIHMNTNASRPEAVRRLFDSGLDSMRVSMNSVRPEYYTRYYKPRGYTFRDVLRSIESAPGKRGFVALNYLTMPGFTDSESEFAALKGILKSHNIGMIQWRNLNFDPQAYFREIGLTVPRHDILGIRHVIASLKKDFPGLLMGYFNPPKKGQKKS; encoded by the coding sequence ATGACCTTAAAAGCGGTATCCCCGTATAAAATGGTGGTTGCGGACAGGAGAGGGAGGATCTTCCCCGTGCCCGGGATAGAGCCGCTGGGCATGGAGTCAGGCAGATTTTTCCGGTTCCGCGGCGAAGACCTTATCCCCTTACCGGAAGGCAGCCGGCTCTTCATGCTTCCCGGCAGGACCCCTGTCGGTTACGACGGAGGCTCCGGCAACATAAGGGCCCTAGACAGATACCTTGCAGCCGCCGCCTTCACCCCGCCGGGCTTCACCGTGACGCATAATAGCGCCTATGAAGAGAGGGGTACCGCGCGCATCCTCCCGCTCTTCGCGTATGCTGCGGTGGCGTGGCGTAATGACAGATTTTACGCCGCCGTGACACTGGTAGACCGGGACCGTAGGCACAGCGAGGATACGATCGACATAAAGAAGGTGAGAGAAAAGATAAAGCTTTTCAGGAAGATATTCCCCCATAACCGCGTGGTACGCCACCTGGAAAGATGCGCCACCGGATACTCCTGCCCCAACGCCCAGAACTTTTTCCTCTCAAGATACGAAGCGCCCCTGCCAGTATCGCCGCGTTGTAACGCGAACTGCGCGGGGTGCATATCTTATCAGCCGCGCGGCCGCTGTCCCGCGACGCAGCCGAGGATAAGATTTACCCCGGCCCCGGAAGAGTTATCGGAAGTCGCTCTTTTTCATATCGATAATGTCCTCGGCGCAATAGTGAGCTTCGGCCAGGGCTGTGAGGGCGAACCGCTCCTGGCGGCAGATACGATATCCGAGACGATACGCCTGATAAGGCGGCGAACGCCGCGCGGCACAATACATATGAATACGAACGCAAGCCGACCGGAAGCCGTAAGGCGCCTCTTCGACTCAGGCCTCGACAGTATGCGCGTGAGCATGAATAGCGTACGGCCCGAGTACTATACGCGTTATTATAAGCCGCGCGGGTATACGTTCCGTGACGTACTGAGATCGATAGAGTCGGCCCCGGGGAAGAGAGGGTTTGTGGCGCTCAACTACCTGACCATGCCCGGATTCACCGATTCCGAGAGTGAATTCGCGGCATTGAAAGGCATTCTTAAGAGTCATAATATAGGCATGATCCAGTGGAGGAATCTCAACTTCGACCCACAGGCGTATTTCAGGGAGATCGGGCTTACCGTACCGCGCCATGATATCCTTGGCATCCGCCATGTAATAGCCTCTCTCAAAAAAGATTTCCCCGGGCTGCTCATGGGCTACTTCAACCCGCCTAAAAAGGGCCAAAAAAAATCTTGA
- a CDS encoding secondary thiamine-phosphate synthase enzyme YjbQ — MKAHTKYLWLNTEERQAFVNITSEVEAAVRESKVREGICLVNAMHITSSVFINDNEDGLHRDFARWLEKLAPYGRHSYDHNLTGEDNADAHLKRTIMGREAVVAVTNGKLDFGPWEQIFYGEFDGQRRKRVLIKVIGE, encoded by the coding sequence ATGAAAGCGCACACAAAATATCTGTGGCTAAATACCGAAGAGCGCCAGGCCTTCGTGAACATCACATCCGAGGTGGAGGCGGCAGTAAGAGAATCGAAGGTGCGCGAGGGTATATGCCTGGTGAACGCCATGCACATAACGAGCTCCGTATTCATAAACGATAATGAAGACGGCCTGCACAGGGATTTCGCCAGGTGGCTCGAGAAACTCGCGCCTTACGGGCGCCATAGCTACGATCACAACCTTACCGGAGAGGACAATGCCGACGCGCACCTGAAACGGACGATCATGGGCAGGGAAGCGGTGGTCGCCGTCACCAACGGAAAACTGGACTTCGGCCCCTGGGAACAGATCTTCTACGGAGAGTTCGACGGCCAGAGGCGGAAGCGAGTACTTATAAAAGTGATAGGCGAGTAG
- a CDS encoding YgiQ family radical SAM protein encodes MNKGFLPASAEEMERRGWKEPDIVLITGDAYVDHPSYGTALIGRVLEYAGFRVGIIAQPDCSRTDDFKRLGRPKLFFGVTAGNLDSMVANYTANRKIRTGDDYSPGGRAGLRPDRATIVYTNKIKEAFPGAVVVIGGMEASMRRLAHYDYWSDTVRRSVLFDAKADILVYGMGERQITEIARRLRQGDPIKALDDIRGTVTARGDLSGIDGYIEIPSFDSVKSDKDAFNKALKTVYSQADPFRGRTIVQRHGDRFAVHHPPELPLKTGEMDKLYSLPYLRKPHTIYDGIGAIPGFEMVRFSVTSHRGCPGGCNFCSLYLHQGRIVQSRSERSIVEEISEISRDKDFRGTVTDIGGPTANLYRARCERWTDRGACEGKHCLTPAKCKDLTLGYPEMMKLWRSVKDIGRVKHVFTGSGVRYDLLTDKGSDGYFNALCKEHISGQLKVAPEHSEEAVLKLMNKPSFKVYENFLNKFGAMNGRLRKRQYLVNYLISAHPGARLEDALRLSLELIKLDIHPEQIQDFIPLPMTVSGGMYYTERDPFTGRPVYVAKGERERKLQRALLQYKQPRNRRYVLEALRKLGRMDLKTVFLH; translated from the coding sequence ATGAATAAGGGATTCCTCCCGGCCTCCGCAGAAGAGATGGAACGGCGCGGCTGGAAAGAACCGGATATCGTCCTGATCACCGGCGACGCCTATGTGGACCACCCGTCCTACGGCACTGCTCTCATCGGAAGGGTGCTCGAATACGCCGGATTCCGGGTTGGGATAATAGCGCAGCCTGACTGCAGCCGTACGGACGACTTCAAAAGACTCGGAAGGCCGAAACTCTTCTTCGGGGTCACCGCGGGAAACCTCGATTCTATGGTGGCCAACTATACGGCCAACCGGAAGATACGCACCGGTGACGATTATTCTCCGGGCGGCAGGGCAGGCCTGAGGCCGGACAGGGCGACCATCGTCTACACAAATAAGATAAAGGAAGCGTTCCCCGGGGCTGTCGTCGTAATAGGCGGGATGGAAGCGAGTATGAGGCGGCTGGCCCATTACGATTACTGGTCCGATACGGTCCGCCGCTCCGTATTGTTCGATGCCAAGGCCGATATACTAGTATACGGGATGGGGGAGAGGCAGATCACCGAGATCGCGCGCCGCCTGAGGCAGGGTGACCCCATAAAGGCGCTGGATGATATAAGGGGGACCGTTACGGCGCGCGGGGACTTAAGCGGTATCGATGGCTATATCGAGATCCCGTCGTTCGATTCGGTCAAGTCAGATAAGGATGCTTTCAATAAAGCGCTGAAGACGGTCTATTCACAGGCAGACCCGTTCCGCGGCAGGACGATAGTCCAGCGGCACGGCGACAGGTTCGCCGTACATCATCCTCCGGAACTCCCGTTAAAGACGGGAGAGATGGATAAGCTCTATAGCCTGCCGTATCTGCGTAAGCCGCATACCATATACGACGGCATCGGCGCCATCCCCGGTTTCGAGATGGTCAGGTTCTCCGTCACCTCCCACCGCGGATGCCCCGGCGGTTGTAACTTCTGCTCTCTATACCTCCACCAGGGCAGGATCGTCCAGAGCAGGAGCGAAAGATCGATAGTCGAAGAAATATCGGAGATCTCTCGCGATAAAGATTTCCGCGGTACGGTCACCGACATAGGCGGCCCTACGGCCAACCTGTACAGGGCAAGGTGTGAGCGATGGACGGATAGAGGCGCCTGTGAAGGTAAACATTGCCTGACGCCGGCGAAGTGCAAAGATCTCACGCTCGGATATCCCGAGATGATGAAGCTATGGAGATCCGTAAAGGATATCGGCAGGGTAAAACACGTATTCACGGGGAGCGGGGTCAGGTACGACCTCCTGACCGACAAAGGATCGGACGGATACTTCAACGCCTTATGTAAGGAACATATCAGCGGACAGCTCAAGGTGGCCCCGGAACACAGCGAAGAGGCGGTCCTGAAGCTTATGAACAAACCCTCTTTCAAAGTATACGAAAATTTCTTAAACAAGTTCGGCGCTATGAACGGGAGATTACGGAAGAGACAGTACCTTGTCAATTACCTGATAAGCGCGCATCCGGGCGCCCGGCTGGAAGACGCACTGCGCCTTTCGCTTGAGCTCATTAAGCTCGATATACACCCAGAACAGATACAGGACTTCATACCGCTTCCCATGACCGTTTCGGGGGGCATGTACTACACGGAGAGGGACCCTTTTACGGGAAGGCCTGTCTACGTGGCAAAGGGGGAGAGGGAGAGAAAACTGCAGAGGGCCCTCCTCCAGTATAAACAACCCAGGAACAGAAGGTATGTGCTGGAGGCGCTGAGGAAACTGGGCAGGATGGACCTTAAGACTGTATTTTTACACTAG
- the carA gene encoding glutamine-hydrolyzing carbamoyl-phosphate synthase small subunit has product MKAILALEDGKIYRGRSFGASGESYGEVVFNTSMAGYQEIITDPSYKGQIVVMTYPLIGNYGVNEDDAESRRPFVEGFVVKEYSKIASNFQSMGTLGDYLAANNIPGIEGIDTRDLTLHIRQAGELKAVLSTVDLDEAGLVKKARDSKGLMGRDLVKEVVPDKGYEWNKTGKYKVVVLDCGVKLNILRQLAKNGCRVSVVPATVPAADILEMRPDGVLLSNGPGDPAALPYVVKTAQELIGKVPIFGICLGHQVLGQAFGGKTYKLKFGHHGGNHPVKDVKTAKVAITVQNHGFCVDMDTLNRRELELTHLNLNDQTLEGMRHRKLPIFSVQFHPEASPGPRDAEYLFGKFTEMMKRYA; this is encoded by the coding sequence ATGAAAGCGATCCTCGCATTAGAAGACGGGAAGATATACAGGGGCAGATCATTCGGCGCATCCGGAGAAAGCTACGGAGAGGTCGTCTTCAACACGAGCATGGCCGGATACCAGGAGATAATAACGGACCCGTCCTATAAGGGTCAGATCGTCGTCATGACATATCCCCTGATCGGGAATTACGGCGTGAACGAAGATGACGCGGAGTCCCGCAGGCCCTTCGTAGAAGGTTTTGTGGTCAAAGAGTACAGCAAGATCGCCTCTAACTTCCAGAGCATGGGCACGCTCGGAGATTACCTGGCCGCGAACAATATACCCGGCATCGAAGGTATCGACACGCGTGACCTGACTCTCCATATAAGGCAGGCGGGTGAGCTGAAGGCGGTCCTTTCCACCGTCGACCTCGACGAAGCCGGCCTCGTAAAGAAGGCCCGGGATTCGAAAGGGCTTATGGGGAGAGACCTGGTCAAAGAGGTCGTGCCGGACAAAGGATACGAATGGAACAAAACCGGCAAGTACAAGGTCGTGGTCCTCGATTGCGGGGTCAAATTGAACATCCTCAGGCAGCTTGCCAAAAATGGCTGTCGTGTATCTGTGGTACCGGCAACGGTCCCGGCCGCGGATATCCTGGAGATGAGACCGGACGGCGTGCTCCTTTCGAACGGCCCCGGAGATCCGGCCGCTCTCCCGTACGTGGTGAAGACAGCGCAGGAGCTAATAGGTAAGGTACCCATATTCGGTATCTGCCTGGGCCATCAGGTGCTCGGGCAGGCGTTCGGCGGGAAGACATATAAGCTTAAATTCGGCCACCACGGAGGCAATCACCCGGTCAAGGACGTGAAGACCGCAAAGGTCGCCATCACTGTCCAGAACCACGGTTTTTGCGTCGATATGGATACGCTCAATAGAAGGGAACTGGAACTGACGCATCTGAACCTTAACGACCAGACACTGGAGGGCATGAGGCACAGGAAGCTGCCCATCTTTTCGGTACAGTTCCATCCCGAAGCTTCGCCGGGGCCGCGCGACGCGGAGTATCTCTTCGGGAAATTTACGGAGATGATGAAACGGTATGCCTAA
- a CDS encoding CTP synthase — MPKYIFITGGVISSLGKGIASASIGRIMEARGLKITLLKLDPYINVDPGTMNPFQHGEVYVTDDGAETDLDLGHYERFTNAKLTKFNNATTGQVYNTVISRERHGDYLGKTIQVIPHITDEIKRRIKKVAEVSDADIILVEIGGTVGDIEGLPFLEAARQFRLEAGYNNTLYVHATLIPYMRAAGEIKTKPTQHSVGKLREIGIQPDILICRTEKPLAPDVKEKISLFCNVHKEAVIEGRDADCIYEIPLLFKEQKLDHIILDHFGLRSRSTDLKRWKREVVDRALHPAHKVTIALIGKYIALQDAYKSIYESLAHAGIHNDTRVEIRKVDSEEIEKVGAEKLLKGVSGILVPGGFGYRGIEGKIGTIEFARKNYIPFLGLCLGMQCAVIEFSRNVCGLKDANSTEFKPSARQPVISLLEEQQKIKEMGGSMRLGAYPCRIKKGTHAFKVYGRGLISERHRHRYEFNNAYRSLLEKKGMVFSGTYPEKDLVEIVELKDHPYFIAVQYHPEFKSKPDKPHPLFRDFIKAALKVKK, encoded by the coding sequence ATGCCAAAGTACATATTCATAACCGGGGGTGTAATATCGAGCCTGGGGAAGGGTATCGCGTCGGCATCTATCGGAAGGATAATGGAGGCGCGCGGCCTCAAGATAACCCTCCTGAAGCTTGACCCTTACATAAACGTCGACCCGGGAACGATGAACCCTTTCCAGCACGGAGAGGTGTATGTTACCGATGACGGCGCCGAGACGGACCTTGACCTGGGACACTACGAACGATTCACCAATGCGAAACTGACCAAATTCAATAACGCCACCACCGGTCAGGTCTATAACACGGTCATCTCGCGTGAACGGCACGGCGATTACCTGGGCAAGACGATCCAGGTGATCCCGCACATCACGGATGAGATAAAGAGACGGATAAAGAAAGTGGCCGAGGTCTCGGATGCGGATATAATACTCGTGGAGATAGGCGGGACCGTCGGCGACATAGAGGGGCTGCCCTTCCTTGAAGCGGCGCGCCAGTTCCGGCTGGAGGCCGGATATAACAATACCCTTTACGTACACGCCACGCTCATCCCGTATATGCGCGCGGCGGGGGAGATCAAGACGAAGCCGACGCAGCACAGCGTCGGCAAGCTGCGTGAGATAGGTATCCAGCCGGACATCCTGATATGCCGCACGGAGAAGCCCCTGGCCCCGGACGTGAAAGAGAAGATATCCCTTTTTTGCAACGTCCATAAAGAGGCGGTCATCGAGGGACGGGACGCCGACTGCATATACGAGATCCCGCTCTTATTCAAAGAACAGAAGCTGGACCACATCATCCTTGACCACTTCGGCTTGCGGTCCAGGTCGACAGACCTGAAACGCTGGAAGAGAGAGGTCGTCGACAGGGCGCTCCATCCCGCGCATAAAGTCACCATAGCGCTGATAGGGAAGTATATAGCGCTGCAGGATGCCTATAAATCTATCTACGAGTCGCTTGCCCACGCGGGCATACATAACGATACCAGGGTCGAGATCAGGAAAGTGGACTCGGAAGAGATAGAGAAGGTGGGGGCGGAAAAGCTCCTGAAAGGCGTCTCCGGCATACTGGTGCCGGGCGGCTTCGGCTACCGCGGCATCGAAGGGAAGATAGGGACGATAGAGTTTGCCAGGAAGAACTATATACCGTTCCTGGGGCTCTGCCTGGGCATGCAATGCGCGGTAATAGAATTTTCCAGGAATGTGTGCGGCCTGAAAGACGCCAACTCCACGGAATTTAAGCCATCCGCGCGGCAGCCTGTGATAAGCCTCCTCGAAGAACAGCAAAAGATAAAAGAGATGGGCGGATCGATGCGGCTGGGGGCATACCCGTGCCGGATAAAGAAGGGAACGCACGCCTTTAAAGTGTACGGCAGAGGGCTGATCTCCGAAAGGCACCGGCACAGATACGAGTTCAATAACGCGTACCGGTCCCTGCTGGAGAAGAAGGGTATGGTATTTTCCGGTACGTACCCCGAAAAGGACCTCGTAGAGATAGTGGAATTGAAAGATCATCCTTACTTCATCGCCGTTCAATACCACCCGGAGTTCAAATCAAAACCGGATAAGCCGCACCCGCTCTTCAGGGATTTCATAAAAGCGGCGTTGAAAGTTAAAAAATAG
- the carA gene encoding glutamine-hydrolyzing carbamoyl-phosphate synthase small subunit, translating to MNSVLILENGEIFDGVSIGVSGERIGEVVLDTAVVGYQEIMSDPANAGKIVVMTYPLIGNYGVADKFYESKKCWIGGLIIKEKTRIYSNWQAEGSFDGLLKKEGIVAMEGVDTRTLAITIRDEGEMLGMISAGKTPASELMKRLKAHKKGSRIDFIRSISTKGIVEIKAKPSGPRIVVIDIGVLNSFVSQLKTLGCNITLVPYDTDAAAILGMAPDGVIISNGPEADVSLPAVAKTAKDLMGRVPLLGISTGHEVIGLALGAKLRKMKTGHHGVNYPVKPSDSWKGEITVQNHSYVIDENSLPKKGGIDVILRNLNDDSVEALESKKLRFISVQYYPSSPGFGEVNPILRRFMAMAARTDRMGSSRRPSMMHDGEIEHAKA from the coding sequence ATGAATTCGGTGCTTATCCTGGAGAACGGAGAGATATTCGACGGTGTCTCTATAGGCGTAAGCGGTGAACGCATAGGCGAAGTGGTGCTGGATACCGCCGTCGTCGGCTACCAGGAGATAATGTCGGACCCCGCCAATGCCGGCAAGATAGTCGTCATGACGTACCCGTTGATAGGGAATTACGGGGTAGCCGATAAATTTTACGAATCGAAAAAGTGCTGGATCGGCGGACTTATCATAAAAGAGAAGACCCGGATATATTCGAACTGGCAGGCGGAGGGCTCATTTGACGGTCTCCTCAAGAAAGAGGGGATCGTGGCCATGGAAGGTGTCGATACCAGAACGCTTGCCATAACGATACGCGACGAAGGGGAGATGCTCGGGATGATCTCCGCCGGTAAGACGCCGGCATCGGAGCTCATGAAACGGCTCAAAGCCCATAAGAAGGGGAGCAGGATCGACTTCATCCGTTCCATATCGACAAAAGGCATTGTCGAGATAAAGGCAAAACCCTCCGGGCCCAGGATAGTAGTCATAGATATCGGCGTACTGAACAGCTTCGTTTCACAGTTGAAGACGCTGGGATGCAACATAACGCTCGTCCCTTACGATACGGATGCGGCCGCTATACTGGGGATGGCTCCCGACGGTGTTATAATATCGAACGGCCCTGAGGCGGACGTCTCATTACCGGCTGTCGCAAAGACGGCGAAAGACCTGATGGGAAGAGTCCCGCTCCTGGGCATATCTACGGGCCATGAAGTCATAGGGCTCGCGCTGGGCGCGAAATTACGGAAGATGAAGACGGGCCATCACGGCGTAAATTATCCCGTCAAACCTTCTGACTCATGGAAAGGCGAGATAACGGTCCAGAACCATTCGTATGTGATCGATGAGAACTCCCTGCCGAAAAAGGGCGGCATCGATGTCATATTGAGAAACCTGAACGATGACTCCGTAGAGGCGCTTGAAAGCAAAAAATTGAGGTTCATATCCGTGCAGTATTATCCGTCCAGCCCGGGATTCGGCGAGGTGAACCCGATCTTACGGCGTTTTATGGCTATGGCAGCACGTACGGACCGCATGGGGTCATCAAGGAGACCGTCCATGATGCATGACGGGGAGATAGAGCATGCCAAAGCGTAG